GAGAATTCGATTCCGTACGATAAAACAATGCATGAAGACCGCTGCCGGAATTTTTAACACTGTTTCATATGTTGTGTATAGTTTTTTAAATCGGATACCAAAACATTATCTTGAAACGCGTACTAACTGCAGTCAAATTCTTCGAACGtagtaataaaaaagaatCATGTGGAGGGTTACAAAAATGaacttgcaatttttttcataaaacatAAGATGCGAACATACGCACgcattggtaaaaaatatttaccacGAATGTATGGAAGAAATCAGAaacaataatttattgaaaatagaaTGCATTGTTTTTGTATAGAAAAAGTTTCCATTTGAAATATTATATAGATAAATTAGTCATTATTTTCTATAACATATATTCcgcttttatgaaaaatattttgcccTCTGATGGAATATGTATTCTTCTATAAGtttcatataaatatattcttggataacatttttttcctttttattgagTATAGTATACAATGTTGCTATTACTAATATACTTTCGGTACACTTTAATTTTACTTGAGTATCTTTTAAGTATGttttttcgtaattaattGGGCAAGATTGAAATCGTATTTTGGTTTAAATGGAATTCAATCTTTTtatatgaaatttgaaaaataaattaacctGATTGTAAGTCCATTGCATGACCAAATTTAGagccaattttttgaataataattgttGCTATGGTTGGGACTGCTCACATCATATATCATGCACATTAAATCATGCTTACCTATTCGAATGGGTTATAGGGCTTTCCCTTCATATGGGTCTTGATGACAAGGAAAACTCAAGGCGCCTATGAGTCATGCCTGCGTTATATCAGAGAGCACGTCCTGCAGGCGCATATTATACTTATGATGAGTGATTTTGAACGCGCATTACGCAATGCCGTTCTACAAGTATACCCAATGGCTCACAGTACGGGTTGTAATACCCATTACGATCGGGTGAGTATCGAATGGAGAAGTAGAAATGATAAAGGATATAATATTCGTATTGCAATTTTTATGCGTATTTTTCATAGTTTAAATTTATGTTGATAATTCTAGGGGTATCCTTAACTGTATTTTCGATGATCGTTTTTGACATTCCAGCCATTTACAGATAtaacaattttcattctcatatAAACATTGCTTTGTAGATAATGTTGAGTTATTAACCCCTCATGGCTATTTCGTCAGCACTACCGAACTATAGTGTacgaaaagggaaaaaaataatgtactGGATTTCAGGCGATATACAGAAAAGCCAAGGTCCTTCAACTCGCCAACGTTCTTCGGACAAATGACGTagcgaaaacttttttcaaaaaagttttAGCTCTGGCGTACTTGCCGGCAGAACTAATAACTACGAAGTTCCGGGAACTACGCAATAATTTGCCAGGAATACTGAAGACGCAATTCCGCACATTTTGCAATTATTATGATCGATATTGGATCCGAACGGTCAGGCCAGAGGGGTTCAGTGTATACGGGTTGAGCCGTAGAACGAACAATATAATCGAGTCCTACCACAGCCGGCTTCAACATCATTTAGAAAGACGCCCTGGACCATGGGATTTTTTATGTAAGTCGAACTTATAGTTCAACTCAACCACAAGCAACTTACATCTCCAACAAATAGAGAAAACGTGATAAAAATTGatgctattttttgtttcaggcAAAATACTAAAATTGCAGTCAAAAATTCAAACCGATATTGcacgattaaaaaataatgtgaaCATCGGCCGCCATGCGAGATATTCAACTGTTTTTAAACAAAACAAACTCACAAAaggtttcatttctttattaatatattttttccaatttcaaagGCGCATTCGAGCTAAAATTCGTAATGCATGTTATACCTCGTTCTCAGTGCCTCATTTGCAAATGTACACatattattttcgaaattggaagtaaattAGTACATTTCAAAAGAAACATGTCAATTCATTCATTTACTTTTCACCTAGCATGGCGTCAATTACATATGCTCGAGATCACAGTTGAGGAGTTCATGGATAAAGCTGCTTCTTTAAAGGGAAACATCGATTTTCGTATGGCACAACAGTTAACTGAACAGGAGAACGATGAAATCCAAGAGCTACAAGAGCCTCCAGCAATCAGACCATTAGGTAAATTTCGTTATTAAACTCAATTCAAGCTTGTTGATAACTCTTGAGCACTCAAAATACTGTTATCTTTAAATTATTTCAGATCCAGATTTCGAACAAGAAATCTTTGCTGAAGAGCCACCACGATGGCTCTTGGACAATGCAGAAAACGGTAAATAATACGATGTAATTTTATATATTAGGGAGACTAACGAGTTATGAAATTTCCGTAGATGTCGATATACGTCGAAAACGGCATTATTCTTGGgtgtttttaataataatagccTTTCAAGATTATTTCTAGAATGTTGCATTGGAGTAAATAGTAAATTATGGTATGGAATTTAGCAACAATCAATTTACAAAATCTCACAATCATGATAATGATAATCACTGATAAATGTTTACTCTGTCTTTTGTATAacttattattaaattttttctgaaGACCGAAAATctaagaattaaaaaaataaagttttatgTATCTGTTCGACAGGAAATCAACCGATTGTGGTAAATGAGGAAATCGAAGGATATTCTTCGCCCGATGAGAATGGTAGTTTTCGCAGAACAATTTTCATAATGAGTAGAATTGTTTTTGTTTAGTCTGTGATTAAAAATCTAATTATTTACATGCATTTGTTTTTGTAGAACACAACCCGGATGATCTGATAGCCAATGATCTGGAAGAGGTTGTTGAAGAAGCTCCCCAGCTCAGAAATATTGGTATTTCacagattttttcaatccactGACTATTAGGAAAACTTATATCGATGAAATTCaacaaatgaaattgaaacaaatcaaaaacgaaacgTTATGGATTTGCTCCATAGAAAATCAACGGATCGTAGTAAACGAGGATATTCTTCACCGGATGATAGTGCTAATTATTCCCAAAACCATTTTCATAACAACTAGTATTGTGCTTGTTCAATCTGTAACTAAAAGTCCAATTATTTACTTTCATTTGCTCTTTTTGTTGTAGAAGATGACCCGGTCGAACTCATGGCGAATGATTTGGAGAAGGTTGTAGAAGAGGCTCCCCAGCCCAGAAATATCGGTAACCATTTCATAGGCTTTTTCAATCTACTGTTAGAAAAACTTATATCTATGATTTTATATCAACAACTGATAATgtaagaattgaaaaataaaatattatgaatTCGTTTGGTAGAAAATCAACCAATCGTGATAGACGAGGAGTTTGAAGCGTATTCGACGCCCGGCGATAAtggtaatttttcataaagtttTTATCATAATCGTTATTATTGTATTTGTTTAATCTATAACTGAAAATCTAATTATTTATGTGCGCATTTTCTTTCTAGAAGATGACCCGGATGAACTCATAGCCGATGGTTCAGCAGCCATAGAAGAAGCTCCCCAGCCCAGAAATATTGGTAATTATTATATTTCGATGGATTTTTCCAGTGTACTAATCATTACAAACACTGGTATCAACGATTGTTTTTAAACCACCAAaactgtaaaaataaaataatagaacTTATGTATAGAAATATAATTTATGTCGATGTTTACAGCGGTAGGTGCTATCCGAAGACAAAGCAATTCGGTGATTCGTAATGAGTTTGTTGTAGGCCCTGCATCGGAGCCAAATTCGGCGagacaaaaaagaaataagcGTCGGAAAGGTAAGATATTCCGGCGAGGGAAATTGATGGTTTAGGATTATGGATTAGGAAGTATCAtacagatttttaaaaattacagCGATGAGAAAAAGAGCGGTGGCACGTCGATTTGCCGAACGGAGGGAGGAATTTGCTGAAACACAAGAGCAGGAGGAACGGAGGGAGGAATCTGCTGAAACACAAGAGCAGGAGGAACGGAGAGAGGAATCTGCTGAAATACAAGAGCAGGAGGAACCTCAAGAAGCCGAGAACCGTCGACATAGCGAGGAGAATAATGGTAGCATCATCATTATCAATGCAATTTTctcattaaattgaaaaaatattcgatgaaCCTATTTTTTACAGCTTATCTTTTCCGACTTTAAAGTCAATTGAATGTTTTCAGTTTCATCGTTCTCATGAAATTTGCATATAATGGAAAGGGATGTAAAAATAGCAGTTGAACTTGTAGAGCATAAAATTCTTCGTACGTATAAAGTAGAGTCTTTTCTGCGTAGATAATTATTAATGTTTAGTGTAATAGTAAATAGTCTCTATATCTAGCAAAAGCATTTACGAGTCATAATTATGCGTTTCGAGTGGGAAAGATCAcggaaaataatggaaaatatgGAAATGTGAATGAAGAATATAAGTAAGAGCTGAAAGAGAGTGGGGGCTGGAATTTGGTTAAAAAAGAGGGAAGGGCggtaagaataaaaatgcaaaattgTAAAGGT
The window above is part of the Venturia canescens isolate UGA chromosome 5, ASM1945775v1, whole genome shotgun sequence genome. Proteins encoded here:
- the LOC122411386 gene encoding uncharacterized protein, encoding MTAALHPVDRYSDRTSSYPHYSTIFDFRGINFPMTLDQIGRFEKMNNLSINVYSENKEVILPVRVSKEKKERHINLLYIEDVSGCGIGHFAWIKNLSRLVNSQLNTDGHKKYICDRCLHYFSTIEKLQSHEVDCGVLNDCAVRLPGENDKWLEFTNDNRKERLPFVVYADLECILEKTNADEREKNKSQHHRVFSVGYYVKCSYDDSLSGYHERRGEDCVECYLRCKNNTVCQGTAKLVNGFIEDGHPHSQFCMPDEIIEHIFRFKTALSEALEHHWYQLKDLYDSYAIVHAEAARYVSFRAIRSFMQQCRKKNYPPNPRTIQEFVDRLTDPQFARILEYINGRLTVRSVTDDNGAQHAILYDEDFVRREMSEVTKLLIDATFCTRPRIEGVYQLMTIMGIKLNHGFPFIWVLMTRKTQGAYESCLRYIREHVLQAHIILMMSDFERALRNAVLQVYPMAHSTGCNTHYDRAIYRKAKVLQLANVLRTNDVAKTFFKKVLALAYLPAELITTKFRELRNNLPGILKTQFRTFCNYYDRYWIRTVRPEGFSVYGLSRRTNNIIESYHSRLQHHLERRPGPWDFLCKILKLQSKIQTDIARLKNNVNIGRHARYSTVFKQNKLTKAWRQLHMLEITVEEFMDKAASLKGNIDFRMAQQLTEQENDEIQELQEPPAIRPLDPDFEQEIFAEEPPRWLLDNAENGNQPIVVNEEIEGYSSPDENEHNPDDLIANDLEEVVEEAPQLRNIEDDPVELMANDLEKVVEEAPQPRNIENQPIVIDEEFEAYSTPGDNEDDPDELIADGSAAIEEAPQPRNIAVGAIRRQSNSVIRNEFVVGPASEPNSARQKRNKRRKAMRKRAVARRFAERREEFAETQEQEERREESAETQEQEERREESAEIQEQEEPQEAENRRHSEENNDSCKVCLLAKATHLYLPCGHCCCCSDCAEVLWNQFLERRCPICRTRASEAPRRIFQPSEF